One region of Vespula vulgaris chromosome 9, iyVesVulg1.1, whole genome shotgun sequence genomic DNA includes:
- the LOC127066065 gene encoding zinc finger CCCH domain-containing protein 13 isoform X2 produces the protein MREKRWLLLALFGFLLINAITDALKATRPKFKIATTSTTTTTEESRLEENENEDAVTTTPATNSSEGNVTTGHTLTGIPQIDYIWDPNLPRELNGYNLSDYPFYNSIPEDIDFKCDGLHDGFYASVPHKCQVYHHCLFGTRYDFLCANFTAFDQKTFICHFVSEVDCANSKKYWHRNDALYKATTSSTTSTSTTTTTTVAPVTVASSSNGRGSSRERDPLRRRRPYSRRRPYDYYDEDYYDDEYTRPRGYDRRDDYEYEDRKYRRDRDRDVRDRDRDFRDRDTTRSRDTTIRDERDRDVSPRERYPSRNNRRDQARPRDPPEEDARGLKNREQEQSRSREIEDSELDDRRIDSRGRDNDDRRYSDKRFRDDYDDKDSAAALSNQGSIGGTEGLVKPAAPISSVYSRPRAPPKIRRPVPLSEQDRYAYKSTSAQSTEPRRRPVDLEDDYYDDELEDIRPMRRPLRRRPTYRERDRDRDFYDVRDRERDRPFRTRYREDEDDIRPRKHPDRSRDRYYERERERDRSLERGRDRSVDRGKDLSAPRSLDRDRGRYQDTERPYSSSRPLERERDNRPVIDDRSRSSFRSKDLSDTTETSRRPISTTSTTCMPEMPVHEVEPETKQTSVDRFERPERPTRPLQSYNNNNNNNNNNGARGSLEDEEEDLGKKSIKTPHYTTYQERDQEEEEEQDHRYSQQQQQQQQQQHHASSYSDEYSSEYYDEPEDPPIPPPRTTVRVVKRPFLPSRGGVPNPRGLSPVGSKAPRREEDRSTERTSLQQQHQHQHEENHKDYYAQQVPDQESKRIDQDGKREEEKQTYDAYKVIQSDLQQKQRQEEYDMSIARPILRRPVERQREEEETKSLEQNPIPKSATTESYEETRKTLESDVPTSNKKWSTEQFTSNKENNDGIVPTSSGSPIRSKSRQPVTEISNLYSSTYKAEDIHEQPSGPSSFRVKQRINEVTHKLQDIPDSEYDVTLNDALTPTLTQEANLPSGFVLPLHRQLGRDTVLQSSEDNYKISRPIAQQQQQKPFVPSPQFVPAPAVPNERQRTVYYRTPEPISYNGQHYRQQSQPWQDYTGY, from the exons ATGCGGGAGAAAAGATGGCTTCTGCTCGCTTTGTTTG GATTCTTGTTGATCAACGCGATCACGGATGCGCTGAAGGCTACGAGACCGAAATTTAAAATTGCAACGACTtcgacgacgaccacgaccGAGGAATCACGTCTCGAGGAAAACGAGAACGAGGATGCCGTG acAACGACACCAGCGACAAACTCATCCGAAGGAAACGTAACTACAGGACACACTTTAACAGGAATCCCTCAAATTGATTATATCTGGGATCCAAATTTGCCACGTGAATTGAACGGTTACAATCTGAGCGATTATCCATTCTACAACAGCATTCCCGAGGACATTGACTTCAAGTGCGACGGCCTACACGATGGATTTTATGCGAGCGTACCTCACAAGTGTCAG GTCTATCATCACTGTCTTTTCGGCACTCGTTACGATTTCCTCTGTGCCAATTTCACGGCATTCGACCAGAAAACCTTCATTTGCCATTTCGTGTCCGAGGTCGATTGCGCCAATTCGAAGAAGTATTGGCATAGGAACGATGCCCTCTACAAGGCGACGACCAGCTCGACGACCTCGACGTCAACGACGACCACAACGACTGTCGCGCCGGTCACGGTGGCTTCCTCGTCGAATGGCCGAGGTTCCTCGCGCGAACGAGATCCATTAAGACGAAGAAGACCGTATTCAAGAAGAAGACCTTATGATTATTACGATGAGGATTACTACGACGACGAGTATACTCGGCCACGTGGATACGACAGACGAGATGATTACGAGtacgaagatagaaaatataggagagatagagatagagatgtcAGGGATCGCGATCGTGATTTTCGTGATAGAGATACTACTAGATCCAGGGATACAACAATAAGAGATGAAAGAGATCGAGACGTTTCACCTAGAGAAAGATATCCAAGTAGAAATAACAGGAGGGATCAAGCAAGACCAAGAGATCCACCAGAAGAAGACGCAAGAGGATTGAAGAATAGAGAACAAGAACAATCTAGATCGCGCGAGATCGAGGATTCGGAGCTGGACGATCGAAGGATCGACTCGAGAGGAAGAGACAACGACGATAGAAGGTATTCCGATAAAAG GTTTAGGGATGATTACGATGACAAAGATTCTGCTGCTGCTCTATCAAATCAAGGATCGATAGGTGGTACCGAAGGACTCGTCAAACCAGCTGCTCCAATCTCTTCTGTATATTCCAGACCAAGGGCTCCTCCTAAAATTCGAAGACCGGTACCATTATCCGAACAAGACCGCTACGCTTATAAGTCTACGTCTGCGCAATCTACCG AACCACGAAGACGCCCGGTCGATCTTGAAGACGATTATTACGACGACGAACTCGAAGATATCAGACCAATGAGACGACCACTTAGACGAAGACCGActtatagagaaagagatagagatcgTGATTTCTACGACGTCAGGGACAGAGAACGAGATCGACCCTTCAG aACTCGATATCGCGAGGATGAAGATGATATACGACCCAGGAAGCATCCTGATCGCTCGAGAGACCGTTAttacgagagagaacgagaaagggaTCGTAGTTTGGAGCGTGGTAgagatcgatcggtcgatcgtgGAAAGGATCTCTCCGCTCCGAGATCCTTGGATCGCGATCGTGGAAGATATCAAGACACTGAGAGACCGTATTCCTCGAGTCGACCtctagaacgagagagagacaatagGCCGGTGATAGACGATAGATCTCGATCGTCCTTCAGATCGAAAGATTTGTCAGATACCACGGAGACATCTAGAAGACCGATCTCAACGACGAGTACGACGTGCATGCCGGAAATGCCAGTACACGAAGTGGAGCCGGAAACAAAGCAAACGTCCGTGGATCGTTTCGAAAGACCGGAACGCCCAACGAGACCTCTTCAATCgtataacaacaacaataacaacaataacaacaatggTGCTCGGGGGTCGctggaagatgaagaagaagatcttGGTAAGAAATCTATCAAAACGCCTCATTATACAACCTACCAAGAACGAGAtcaagaggaagaggaggaacaaGATCATCGATACTctcaacaacagcagcaacagcaacaacaacagcatcACGCGTCATCTTACTCGGATGAATACTCATCGGAGTATTACGACGAGCCGGAAGATCCACCAATTCCTCCTCCAAGGACAACCGTGCGTGTCGTCAAGAGACCGTTTTTACCATCACGAGGTGGAGTTCCCAATCCTAGAGGACTCTCACCGGTTGGGTCGAAAGCgccgagaagagaagaggatagaAGTACCGAAAGAACTAGCCTACAACAGCAACATCAACATCAACACGAAGAAAATCATAAAGATTATTACGCCCAACAGGTCCCTGATCAAGAAAGCAAACGAATAGATCAGGACGGTAaacgagaagaggaaaaacaaaCGTATGACGCTTACAAAGTGATACAGAGCGATCTCcaacagaaacagagacaggAAGAATATGATATGTCTATAGCCAGACCGATATTACGTAGACCCGTCGAGAGACAAcgcgaagaggaagaaacgaaatcaTTGGAACAAAATCCAATACCTAAATCGGCTACCACAGAATCTTATGAAGAAACTCGGAAAACACTCGAGTCGGATGTACCGACGAGTAACAAAAAATGGTCTACCGAACAATTTACCAGTAACAAGGAAAACAACGATGGTATAGTGCCAACGTCCTCGGGATCACCGATTCGTAGCAAAAGCAGACAACCCGTAACTGAAATTTCCAATCTCTACAGCTCGACGTATAAAGCGGAAGATATTCATGAGCAACCTTCCGGACCAAGTAGTTTCCGTGTAAAACAAAGGATAAACGAGGTGACCCATAAACTTCAAGATATTCCAGACAGCGAGTACGACGTAACGTTAAACGATGCACTGACACCGACGTTAACTCAAGAAGCCAACTTGCCCAGTGGTTTCGTTTTACCTCTTCATAGACAACTCGGTAGAGACACGGTTTTACAATCCTCGGAggataattacaaaatttccAGACCGATCgctcaacaacaacaacagaaaCCATTCGTACCGAGTCCACAATTCGTTCCAGCTCCAGCTGTCCCAAACGAGAGACAACGAACTGTTTATTATAGAACACCGGAACCAATCTCATACAATGGACAACATTACAGACAACAAAGTCAGCCTTGGCAAGATTACACCGGTTATTAA
- the LOC127066065 gene encoding zinc finger CCCH domain-containing protein 13 isoform X1: MREKRWLLLALFGFLLINAITDALKATRPKFKIATTSTTTTTEESRLEENENEDAVTTTPATNSSEGNVTTGHTLTGIPQIDYIWDPNLPRELNGYNLSDYPFYNSIPEDIDFKCDGLHDGFYASVPHKCQVYHHCLFGTRYDFLCANFTAFDQKTFICHFVSEVDCANSKKYWHRNDALYKATTSSTTSTSTTTTTTVAPVTVASSSNGRGSSRERDPLRRRRPYSRRRPYDYYDEDYYDDEYTRPRGYDRRDDYEYEDRKYRRDRDRDVRDRDRDFRDRDTTRSRDTTIRDERDRDVSPRERYPSRNNRRDQARPRDPPEEDARGLKNREQEQSRSREIEDSELDDRRIDSRGRDNDDRRYSDKRFRDDYDDKDSAAALSNQGSIGGTEGLVKPAAPISSVYSRPRAPPKIRRPVPLSEQDRYAYKSTSAQSTEEPRRRPVDLEDDYYDDELEDIRPMRRPLRRRPTYRERDRDRDFYDVRDRERDRPFRTRYREDEDDIRPRKHPDRSRDRYYERERERDRSLERGRDRSVDRGKDLSAPRSLDRDRGRYQDTERPYSSSRPLERERDNRPVIDDRSRSSFRSKDLSDTTETSRRPISTTSTTCMPEMPVHEVEPETKQTSVDRFERPERPTRPLQSYNNNNNNNNNNGARGSLEDEEEDLGKKSIKTPHYTTYQERDQEEEEEQDHRYSQQQQQQQQQQHHASSYSDEYSSEYYDEPEDPPIPPPRTTVRVVKRPFLPSRGGVPNPRGLSPVGSKAPRREEDRSTERTSLQQQHQHQHEENHKDYYAQQVPDQESKRIDQDGKREEEKQTYDAYKVIQSDLQQKQRQEEYDMSIARPILRRPVERQREEEETKSLEQNPIPKSATTESYEETRKTLESDVPTSNKKWSTEQFTSNKENNDGIVPTSSGSPIRSKSRQPVTEISNLYSSTYKAEDIHEQPSGPSSFRVKQRINEVTHKLQDIPDSEYDVTLNDALTPTLTQEANLPSGFVLPLHRQLGRDTVLQSSEDNYKISRPIAQQQQQKPFVPSPQFVPAPAVPNERQRTVYYRTPEPISYNGQHYRQQSQPWQDYTGY; the protein is encoded by the exons ATGCGGGAGAAAAGATGGCTTCTGCTCGCTTTGTTTG GATTCTTGTTGATCAACGCGATCACGGATGCGCTGAAGGCTACGAGACCGAAATTTAAAATTGCAACGACTtcgacgacgaccacgaccGAGGAATCACGTCTCGAGGAAAACGAGAACGAGGATGCCGTG acAACGACACCAGCGACAAACTCATCCGAAGGAAACGTAACTACAGGACACACTTTAACAGGAATCCCTCAAATTGATTATATCTGGGATCCAAATTTGCCACGTGAATTGAACGGTTACAATCTGAGCGATTATCCATTCTACAACAGCATTCCCGAGGACATTGACTTCAAGTGCGACGGCCTACACGATGGATTTTATGCGAGCGTACCTCACAAGTGTCAG GTCTATCATCACTGTCTTTTCGGCACTCGTTACGATTTCCTCTGTGCCAATTTCACGGCATTCGACCAGAAAACCTTCATTTGCCATTTCGTGTCCGAGGTCGATTGCGCCAATTCGAAGAAGTATTGGCATAGGAACGATGCCCTCTACAAGGCGACGACCAGCTCGACGACCTCGACGTCAACGACGACCACAACGACTGTCGCGCCGGTCACGGTGGCTTCCTCGTCGAATGGCCGAGGTTCCTCGCGCGAACGAGATCCATTAAGACGAAGAAGACCGTATTCAAGAAGAAGACCTTATGATTATTACGATGAGGATTACTACGACGACGAGTATACTCGGCCACGTGGATACGACAGACGAGATGATTACGAGtacgaagatagaaaatataggagagatagagatagagatgtcAGGGATCGCGATCGTGATTTTCGTGATAGAGATACTACTAGATCCAGGGATACAACAATAAGAGATGAAAGAGATCGAGACGTTTCACCTAGAGAAAGATATCCAAGTAGAAATAACAGGAGGGATCAAGCAAGACCAAGAGATCCACCAGAAGAAGACGCAAGAGGATTGAAGAATAGAGAACAAGAACAATCTAGATCGCGCGAGATCGAGGATTCGGAGCTGGACGATCGAAGGATCGACTCGAGAGGAAGAGACAACGACGATAGAAGGTATTCCGATAAAAG GTTTAGGGATGATTACGATGACAAAGATTCTGCTGCTGCTCTATCAAATCAAGGATCGATAGGTGGTACCGAAGGACTCGTCAAACCAGCTGCTCCAATCTCTTCTGTATATTCCAGACCAAGGGCTCCTCCTAAAATTCGAAGACCGGTACCATTATCCGAACAAGACCGCTACGCTTATAAGTCTACGTCTGCGCAATCTACCG AAGAACCACGAAGACGCCCGGTCGATCTTGAAGACGATTATTACGACGACGAACTCGAAGATATCAGACCAATGAGACGACCACTTAGACGAAGACCGActtatagagaaagagatagagatcgTGATTTCTACGACGTCAGGGACAGAGAACGAGATCGACCCTTCAG aACTCGATATCGCGAGGATGAAGATGATATACGACCCAGGAAGCATCCTGATCGCTCGAGAGACCGTTAttacgagagagaacgagaaagggaTCGTAGTTTGGAGCGTGGTAgagatcgatcggtcgatcgtgGAAAGGATCTCTCCGCTCCGAGATCCTTGGATCGCGATCGTGGAAGATATCAAGACACTGAGAGACCGTATTCCTCGAGTCGACCtctagaacgagagagagacaatagGCCGGTGATAGACGATAGATCTCGATCGTCCTTCAGATCGAAAGATTTGTCAGATACCACGGAGACATCTAGAAGACCGATCTCAACGACGAGTACGACGTGCATGCCGGAAATGCCAGTACACGAAGTGGAGCCGGAAACAAAGCAAACGTCCGTGGATCGTTTCGAAAGACCGGAACGCCCAACGAGACCTCTTCAATCgtataacaacaacaataacaacaataacaacaatggTGCTCGGGGGTCGctggaagatgaagaagaagatcttGGTAAGAAATCTATCAAAACGCCTCATTATACAACCTACCAAGAACGAGAtcaagaggaagaggaggaacaaGATCATCGATACTctcaacaacagcagcaacagcaacaacaacagcatcACGCGTCATCTTACTCGGATGAATACTCATCGGAGTATTACGACGAGCCGGAAGATCCACCAATTCCTCCTCCAAGGACAACCGTGCGTGTCGTCAAGAGACCGTTTTTACCATCACGAGGTGGAGTTCCCAATCCTAGAGGACTCTCACCGGTTGGGTCGAAAGCgccgagaagagaagaggatagaAGTACCGAAAGAACTAGCCTACAACAGCAACATCAACATCAACACGAAGAAAATCATAAAGATTATTACGCCCAACAGGTCCCTGATCAAGAAAGCAAACGAATAGATCAGGACGGTAaacgagaagaggaaaaacaaaCGTATGACGCTTACAAAGTGATACAGAGCGATCTCcaacagaaacagagacaggAAGAATATGATATGTCTATAGCCAGACCGATATTACGTAGACCCGTCGAGAGACAAcgcgaagaggaagaaacgaaatcaTTGGAACAAAATCCAATACCTAAATCGGCTACCACAGAATCTTATGAAGAAACTCGGAAAACACTCGAGTCGGATGTACCGACGAGTAACAAAAAATGGTCTACCGAACAATTTACCAGTAACAAGGAAAACAACGATGGTATAGTGCCAACGTCCTCGGGATCACCGATTCGTAGCAAAAGCAGACAACCCGTAACTGAAATTTCCAATCTCTACAGCTCGACGTATAAAGCGGAAGATATTCATGAGCAACCTTCCGGACCAAGTAGTTTCCGTGTAAAACAAAGGATAAACGAGGTGACCCATAAACTTCAAGATATTCCAGACAGCGAGTACGACGTAACGTTAAACGATGCACTGACACCGACGTTAACTCAAGAAGCCAACTTGCCCAGTGGTTTCGTTTTACCTCTTCATAGACAACTCGGTAGAGACACGGTTTTACAATCCTCGGAggataattacaaaatttccAGACCGATCgctcaacaacaacaacagaaaCCATTCGTACCGAGTCCACAATTCGTTCCAGCTCCAGCTGTCCCAAACGAGAGACAACGAACTGTTTATTATAGAACACCGGAACCAATCTCATACAATGGACAACATTACAGACAACAAAGTCAGCCTTGGCAAGATTACACCGGTTATTAA